The Cupriavidus oxalaticus DNA window TTACGGGAGCAAGGCGGTCAGCGAGATCCTCCGCCGCAATACATAGCCAGACTGGATGACTCGCCCAGATTGCGAACGACGCAGCAAGCCAGAGGCAAGCAATGACAACGATCCCACGAATCTTCATGCCGTCCGCACTGCCGCTGTGGGGCGCAGCTCGCTCACGTTGGTGGTCTCGCCGCCTTCGTCCCGATGCATTTCAACCCGCGCATTCGCACCGAGATCGATGCCCAGTTCCTTGACGGGGTCTGGGTTGGCAGAATGCTCGGCGACGACATTCGGAATCACCATGGTCAGTTTCCCGTCGAGTCGTGCGCCTTCTGCCATTGCCAGCGTGCTGTACCGAATGTCGCCTCGCACGGCTGCTGCCTCGGTGAGAATCACGCGCTCGGCTTCGATGTCACCTTCTACCTGGCAACTGACGATGACCGCCTTCCCCCGGATGTTCCCATGCACGCTTGATGTGTGAGTCAGGATGACCTGGTGATCACCAGTGACAGTAATGTTGCCGCGGACAGGGCCTTGAAAGACGACGTTCTCGCCAATCTCGATTTCACCGACAACGGTCATTGAGGCGGGTATCAGCGTGTGGACTACCTCTGTTCCATCCACGCCTGGAATCTTCACCTTGGTCGGGATCGCCGGAACGAGCGCCTTGCCCGCTTCCGGCTGAGCGGCATGCGGCGACGCAGCGAGCGGCGTGCGCCCTTGCTGGCGCTCTGCATCCTGGATCGATTTCATCGGCAGTTCCGCGGGCTTCTTGCGTACGATGCCCGCAGATAGGAGGATGCGCGTGAGGATGGGAGGATTGCTTTGCATACTGGCCTCAGTTCGGCACGTTGACAATGCGCTTGTCCGTTACGACCGTGCGCGATTGAGGATCAACAGCGACGAGCAGTTCGCCACTGGGAAGGCGGTGGCCGACTGGGTGCCGCGCGCCGGCTATCACGACAGATTCTTTGTCGAATGCGCTGATTCCGCTCTTCTCGGCGGTCATGAACTCAACGGGTAGAGCACTCACATCAACTTTCGCGGCCTTGGCTGTGGCCACCGTCTTTCGTGCCGCCTGCGTGGATACGGTGATCTCTTCCTTGCCCTTCTGGGTTGTCGCCTTCGACAGGGACGCCAGAAGCGTTTCCAGATCGGCCAGGGTTCGTTCTGCCTCGGCCAGCCGCACATTCTGCGCTTCTGCCGTCGCACGCAATGCTGCAAGCATGACGGTTGACGTGGCCTCTCGCTGAGCTTCACGAGGAGACTCCCTCGCATCGGGGTGTACCACCGGACCCGCCGCCTCCCACTTTTCTGGGCTTACTAGGGGTTGAGGTGTCCGAGTTTGCGCCTCTCGCAAGTCGGGACTTGCAGCCCAAGGCCAGCGCACTACCTGCGAATCGATGGACAGGTATCCCGCTATGCCAACACACAGGAGGATCACCAGAAGTACCCTTCCTGAAGCGGTCATCTCATACCCAGCTGTCTTGACTGCAGACTCTGTTGCCTGCGTCTTCAAATTGCCCTCGATCTCCATCTCGCCCCCTTCTGCATCTGCGTATCTTATATACGATACGGAAAACGAATGATGGCAATTATTTGCATACGAGTCAAGAAATGCAGGCCTGAGCGTTGTCGGGCAGCGTCGCAATGGGTCACGAGCTGCCCGCGCTTCGAATCCTTACAGCACCACTTCGATATCAGGATGCAGGCGTGCACTGGCGGCAACTATGTGCTTGTAATCGCTGGGAAACGAGGTTGCTGTAAGCGGCAGGGTGTGGAAACTAGTCATGGCTGGGTGCGTTACCACATGGACATGGGTAAAGCCTGGTAAGCGCAGGAGCCGTGGGATGAAGTCTGGCCGGCGAGCTATCAACTCCGCCTCTTTCAGAGAGCCGTAGTCCACGCCGCGACGGCCTTCTTCGGAGAGCCAGTCTAGCCAATGCTCTCGAATGCCTTGCATTAACTCCTTGCTGCTCCGTATAAGGTTCAGAAGGTCCACATTAGGCAGATCTTCGGGCTTCAGCACCTTCGGATACAGCGGCTTTTCGACCTCCACCGAGAGATCCACTACGATCATCTCCAGCTTCTTTTCATCGGCATACTTGCGCGCATGCATCATGCCGACAAGACCGGACTGCCCCGACAGTCCGGAAATAAAGCCTGGTATCCGGTTGACCAATGGCATCGAAAAGTCGCGGATTCGAATCTTGTCCGGAATCGCGGCCTTCTTGAAAAACAGCACAACGGCCACGTCGATGCCCGGTGCCCCTTTTGTCTTTGTCATTCAGCTCTCTCTCCCCGAGTTAGCCTTTTCGCCAGGTGGCCCGTTCAAACAGGTCTGAAATTCCTAGGCGTTCGGCAATCTTGATTGCGTGTGTCCGCAGCAAAGTCCTCTTCTTTGCTCCAACGAGGTGAATTCGGCTATAAGCCTCAATAAGTCGCTCGACTGGCTTGCTGTAGTTCCCCTCTCCAGCAAGCCAACGGTACACAGCTGCAGGCTCGCGCCCCACGAGCACTGCGAATTCCTTCTTGTCTGACGGATTTTCAGGATCGAAGCCCAGTTCGATCATGAATTGCTCAATGTCGAGTTGCCGGACACTCGGCATTGATTCCGGATGAGACTCGTATATTTCCAGAAGCTGACAGACCGCCTTGTCTTCGATTGGCTCTTGCGGCCTTGATCGCATCTCGGCAAATTTAGCGCGTTGCAAGCCCAGCTGCTCACATGCCGCGCTCACGGTCAGGCCATTCTTCAAGCGCCACTTCTCGACCTCAAGATTCTTGATTGGTTCGGCCAAGGTTCGGTCTGTCTTTTTCATAATTTAGGTTGTTGGTCGGCTCCCCTTTCCAAATCCGGAAAGGTCATCCGCCTGCATTTCCATCTCAAACAGGTCGTCGTTGCCCACCAGGGCTGCGTGTTGGGCGGCAACGCGCTCGATTCCTGCTTTTTCAGCCGGGGGCAAATGCCCAGCGGCTTCGAGTTTGCTCAATACATCCTGCACCGCCGCTGGCGGCTCCGAGACAGGGCGCAGCTGTCGAAACGGCTTCAATTCCACTACGTTTTCCGGCAGTTCCTTCGTGGCCTGATGCTTCAGGGCAAGCGCGTTCCTGAGCGCATCCTGCCCCACCCCGTACTTGTCAAGCAGGCCTGCCAACTCAGCTTCGCTGTAGCCGGCTTCTAGTGCGGTCGCGCAGATCTGCTCTCGCGCCCGACGCTGCGCTGCCAACGCAGAATCGAGCCGGTCCAGCTCAACAACGTAGGGCGTCATCTCGCCCTGCGGGTCGAATTCGCGAGCTAGCGTTCCGCCGCCGCGGCGAATGTCGCTGGCAAACACCGCTAGTGCATCCTCTGCGCTGACGTCCAGTCGGGCAGCAGCCGGCGAAATGTGGACCAGGATTCGCGATTCCAGATCAGAGACCACGCCATTCATTTGTCGATCCAGGTCGCAATTTGACTGGAGCAGTACCCGCAGAGCAATCTTCGGATCCGCGAGTTCCGGCGTGCTAAGCGCGGCCCGCAGGGAAGCAGACAAATTTTGTCCAGTAGCCGACTCCACCAGGCCGGACACCATGGTCTGGACCCGGTCAAGGATTTCCTGTGGCCCCTTGACTTGGAAGCCCTCGGGGGATTCCGTTGCCATCAAGGGAGGACCGTCATCGTAGCCACCGCCCTTGATCGGATCGGCCTGACCCTCGGCACTGGGACCGCTCGCGGCTTCCGGCCTGCCAGTAAAGAAACTCACGATTCGGCGCAGCAAGGCGCGAATGGCTTCGATCAAGTGACGCAGCGTGATGCCTTCGGCCTCCTGACCTTGCACGGGAGATTTCTTCACCCGGCTTGCCAGCGCGGCTTTGTCCAGCCAAAGCTCGCCGTTACCGGCTGTGGCCACCTCCTTCTCTGCGGGACTTCCAAAGTAACTTTCCGACATTACGCCCGGGGTCATAGAGTGCTCCAGCGCGATTCTGTATCGCTTCAATTATACGGGGTTGCAAACAGGGAGAGCCTAAAACAGCCTCATCCAAAAGAGTGAGAAGAAATTACGGAGTGCTTTCTAGATCACTATCGTGCCCTCCATGTCCTCACACGCTCATCGACGTCGTTGTGTACGAAGTCCCTCTGGGTGTAGAACCCAACCCCGCCCTGCCGCGCCAGATAGGCCAAGCGCCCCAGATATTCAGCAGAGATCTCGCGGGTGCTGAAATCTACGGCCCGGAACACTCCCATCTGATTCGGCAAGTGCCGCGAATTCTGAACCCCACCTTCGCGGCTATTGGTGGAAACCACGCGGCATCCGGAGTGGACGACAAACGGGATCGTGTAACCGTAGGCCGACAGCCACGCCTGCTCCCAGGCCAGCAGCCGAAGCAGCGCAGGATGCGGGCTACCAGTAAAGCCGGCCTGGACGTCCCGGAGTAGGTACGCCGCAGCACGATATCCCTCAGGCGTAGCGAAGTCGATGCGCGCCTGGTCCTTGCCGCGGCGCAGCCACAGAACAGAAGGCATCGCGGCCTCCTGCCCCAATGCCTCATGCACCCCCACAGAAGGGGCAATCGCGGCTGCCGCCACGGCTGCGCGGAGGAAGTCTCGCCTCAACATCACCGCGCCTTGTTCGCCGATTTCTCGATGTTCGCCTGCATGCTTCCGAAGAGTTGCTCAATGTCTTCGATGCTCATGTCTTCAGCAGGCTGACTCCACTTCAACTGCGCTGAGATCTCGCTCTCGGTGGCCTTCACCGCCTCCTGTGGCTGCTCGCTACCGAGTGCCTCTTCCATGCGCACCAGCATGTCTGCCGCCTCCTGCGTAAAGCCGATGACGACTGGATTGGTCTCGACCTGGTGCGCGGTTCTCTGCGGCGGCTCCGGGTTCACGAGATCAACCTGTGCAGGGGTCAGATTGTGCTCGCGCTCCATAGTGCGCTCACTGGACGTGTCGCCATCAGCCTGTGGGCTGTCTTGATACTGGGCGAGCCATTCGTTCAGGCCACCATCTGAACTGTCGCTCGCGCTGCTGGCTGGACTACTGCCGCCTTCCGCACCGCGGACCTGCGCACTCGCCGCTTGGGCTTCTGGCAACGTGTCATAGTCATCCGGCACAGTAGCACTGACCGTCTTCTCCTTGATGCTCGACAGCACCGATGCAGGTCGCTGTGTAGACTCGGCAAACTCACGCACCAACTCTGCAAACGCATTCGACGCGGCTTTCTCCTGCAGCGGGGGATTGTGGTACGGCTCCGTACGGACAGCCGCCTCCTGGTTCGGTGCGGCAGGCACGATAGCAGGTGCTTCAGCCGCGAAATCAACACCTTCATACTGCTCGATGGCAGAGGGCTCCGGAGCCTGCTCTTCCTCGCCACCGGTTGCCTTCCAGTAGCGGCCTTGCTCATCGGGCTGGTGCGCGCGCAAAGCTGCCACCGCAGCCTGGTAATAGGCAATGCCGCGATTCACAGCGCCTTCGTTCGGATTCGCATCCTCGATCCTTAGCCACGTCTCACGGACCGCTGCGACGATGGGGTCATCGTTGGCTGGGTACTTCTTTGCGGTGCCCTCTCGGATTTTCTGCAGGATATGGGCAATGGTTGTGAAGCGACGGTCCGTCGCCTTGATTGGCTTCACCTTGCCTTTCAACTCGAAGAACTGCGGACGGTCTACCTGCAGGAAGCGGTTCAGACGGAAAGGCAGTTTGGTCTTCTTGAACGAGTGGAACCAGGTGAAGCTCCGTGCTCGCGTCACCTGGTCCTTGAAGATCAAGATGCCCTCCATCTCCTTGAGGGCCTTCAACTCCTGCAGCTCGATGCGATCTCGGCGCTGGATGGACCCCGTTAGCGCCTGATTGAAGTTCGTTGGAAAGAGGTTTCCAACACTCCCCTCATAGGAGCCCGTCTCGACGGTGATCGCCTGGCCAGCAACCTTCTTGAAGACCTCTAGCGTCTTGTCTGGATCCTCCAATGCCAACGTGTACTTGATCTTCGTGTTGGCAATCATCGAATCCACTTCTTCCTTGTTCTCTCCCTTTGCCATAGCCGCCACGTCTTGGCCCGCGGCGATCATCATGAAACCAAGGCTTCGCGCCTGAGCGAACATGAGCGCGATGCCCTCGGCAAAGTAGTAGCCCAGTTCGTCCATCGTGATGATGTACGGGGCCGGAGAGTTCGTTGCCTTGGTGTCGATGATCTCTGCGTAGGTACCTTCGAGTCTGTGACCAAGGTTCATCGCCATCATGAGGCGAATACTCGCGACCACGAGCTTGCCAAGGTTGGCCGCTTCCTGCGCGGACTTCTCCAATGTCGGGATCATGACCACCAGGATGCGCCGGTTCAGCAGCACATCCATCATGTCCACTTCGGAGTATTTGTCCTTGAAGATGTAGCCATACGTATCCATCAGCATGGAAAGCGTTCGCGCATATTGGCCGGTCAGGTACCCGTGCTGGTCATAGACACCCTGATCCCACTTGTCTGGCTTGTCCGCGAGATCTGGGCGGAAGCCAGGCAGGCCTGTCTCAAGGTAGGCCTTGATCGGCAGGAAGGCATACTCCGGAATTTCGCCTTTTTTACCTTTCAGGTAGAGCTTCACCAAGTTCGGAAGCGCCAGGTATTCCCGGATGACGCCGATGGATAGGGTTAGATTGCCAACTGCTCGCTCGTAACACAGCGTACGCAGCACGGCGTCCATCATGTTCACCGCCTTTTGCTGCCACTGCGCCCCATCCCCGCCCGCCTTTGGCAACAACGACGACGAGAGCTGCGACAGGAAATCTGGCGTGCCCTCGTACCACGGGTTCATGCTGTTCGAATGCTTCTCCGTGGATTTCTTGCGCTTGTACGGATCCGCACCGCCAGTCATGAAGTTGAGGACAAGGTAATCGTCCTCCCGACCGGTTCTGCGGCACATGCTCCACACCGCAGCGTGAAGGCTGGAATCAGCCTTGCCGTCCGAGTAGAAGAAGCCCGACCCCCACGCCAGGGCATTGAAGCAGATCGAGAGCAGCGTGACAGTCTTACCGGAGCCTGTCGTGCCCATCAGCAGCATATGCGTGCGAGCATCCGAGTTCGTGACCCAAAGCTCTTTGAGATGCTCTGCCTGATCGACGGAACGCTGATTGCCGAGGTGCAGGATGCCGTCTGCTTCCTTGCGTTTGATCACCTCCCCGGTACCATCCTTGTTCGGCTCCGCCGCTTCCAGCGTAGGGTCAATACCGCCGAGATGCTTTGGCATTCGCATCGGCAGCTGGAAACGCTGCCACGAATACCAGAGCTGCGTAAGCAGCATCACTACTGTGATCGGAAGCCATAGAAATGACAGTGCTATGGAAGCAACGGCGGCTCCCAGCTGGAATTTTGCATAGTTCCGTGGCTGCTTGAGCCAATCCCCAATCTTTTGCGCGATGGGGCGAGGGTCGAGCGTGATCCCCTGCTGGGATAGCTCCCGATTAGGCGCGGTCTGGTATGGATTGTTCACGGTCGTTCACCGCATCATCGATACTGCTTCACCAGGTCATTCAGATCCAGCAGCTGACCGTCTGCGTTGACCACCGATGGCGTTTGCGTGAGTCCCATCGCTTCAAACGCCTGGCGGTTCTTTTCAAGCCATTCCTTCCCCTTTGCGCACAACTCGGGGGCACGACCCTGCTTCTGAAACAGCTCTTCGTTCAACGTGCTTTCCTTACCGCGAACGTCGACCGCCATCGCGTCCCCCCATGCCGCTGCCTGCTGCTTCGAATCCCCCCGGCACAGCGCATCGACAGCCACTTCATCCGACCCGGGCTTGTAGGCAACGGGTAGGACGACAACCGGTTGATGCCGGGCAAGCTCCTGGATAGCGGGCTCAACCGCTCTGCATGCGGGGCATTTCGGGTCGGAAAAGACGTAGATCGATGGCGTGCCTTTCGTAAAGAGGACCGGGCTTACAGAAATCTGCCCGTCCGTGCTCGCAACGGGCGAGGCATGGGAAGTCGGCGTAGAAGGCAGCGCGGTAGGCGCGGCGATTCGGTTTGCTTCGGCAAGGATCGCGGCAGTCAGCTCTGGTGATTGAGATTTCGCGGTAGCGAGAGTTGCGATACTGCTGTACATGCCAAGGACAAGCAGCGGAACACCGACGTATAGCCCCAGCGTGCGCAGCCTTGCTTTCAGCCGCTCCACGAACGAGCGGCGATGGAATGCTCTGACGATGAGTCCATGTGCACGCTCGGCGTCCTCGTGCGATTGGAACCTTTCGAGAATGCGCAGCTTTTCGCCCGCATCCTCCGTAACGAAAACGATGGCGTAAGGCGCGGTAGCTGCATCGTCTTGCGAAGTGTCCCCGGGCCTGGCGGAAGCGACAGAGAAGGCATTCAGCGACGCTTCATTCGCCGAGGTCAACCGAACACGCGACAACGCCTTCATATGCCCGGTACCGGCGAAGAATGATGAGAGGGAGCCATCCGGCTCGATGCGCACAAAATCCTTCGGCTTTCGCTCAAACGAGATCTTCATTTCCTTTCCTTCACGGTCGGTTCAATAGCGAGAATTCTTCTTGCTTGCTGGACTGTTCGATGACGCCTGTGTCCTCGAGATACTTCCGAAGGCCTGCCAGGGCGTTGTCGACGTGTGG harbors:
- a CDS encoding bactofilin family protein is translated as MQSNPPILTRILLSAGIVRKKPAELPMKSIQDAERQQGRTPLAASPHAAQPEAGKALVPAIPTKVKIPGVDGTEVVHTLIPASMTVVGEIEIGENVVFQGPVRGNITVTGDHQVILTHTSSVHGNIRGKAVIVSCQVEGDIEAERVILTEAAAVRGDIRYSTLAMAEGARLDGKLTMVIPNVVAEHSANPDPVKELGIDLGANARVEMHRDEGGETTNVSELRPTAAVRTA
- a CDS encoding YcbK family protein, with the translated sequence MPSVLWLRRGKDQARIDFATPEGYRAAAYLLRDVQAGFTGSPHPALLRLLAWEQAWLSAYGYTIPFVVHSGCRVVSTNSREGGVQNSRHLPNQMGVFRAVDFSTREISAEYLGRLAYLARQGGVGFYTQRDFVHNDVDERVRTWRAR
- a CDS encoding thioredoxin fold domain-containing protein, which produces MKISFERKPKDFVRIEPDGSLSSFFAGTGHMKALSRVRLTSANEASLNAFSVASARPGDTSQDDAATAPYAIVFVTEDAGEKLRILERFQSHEDAERAHGLIVRAFHRRSFVERLKARLRTLGLYVGVPLLVLGMYSSIATLATAKSQSPELTAAILAEANRIAAPTALPSTPTSHASPVASTDGQISVSPVLFTKGTPSIYVFSDPKCPACRAVEPAIQELARHQPVVVLPVAYKPGSDEVAVDALCRGDSKQQAAAWGDAMAVDVRGKESTLNEELFQKQGRAPELCAKGKEWLEKNRQAFEAMGLTQTPSVVNADGQLLDLNDLVKQYR